A stretch of the Planctomycetota bacterium genome encodes the following:
- a CDS encoding glutamine amidotransferase → MTPGGPVLAVLTVGPIEFAQPAWLWLLVVLVPLTLLIGRKSLSGMATASRRVALGVRIVVLAMVVAALAEPHLRDEAEDVAVTVITDRSRSVPPPAQQRARTYARGLLDAHKAQTDRFGSIATAREAFIGSLPKTLTDDVEQTYSGRTDQTDLAEALRLGLAIRPPDAAYRLVLMTDGNETAGDLLAEARAARAQGVPIDVLPLRYSYRNEVIVERLLAPATARRDENANLRVTLNSEGPAEGTLSILANGRPIDLDPTSEGLGEMVSLRPGPNTFVVPIRVPAAEALQFEAVFEPAGGAGEQDTILENNRALATTFVASEGRVLVLTQEGGDAGAFVRALRDSGIAADVREAAQIPDTLAALSAFDAIVLMNQAAADFSFQAQDQIRQYVHDLGGGLVMIGGPNSFGAGGWQNTPLEDVLPVRLDPPQKRQLPRGALALIMHSIEMPQGVFYGQQTAKAAVDALTRKDLVGINEFTGFGGSTRWVLPMSEVGDRSPAYRAIDDLRFGDMPTFNPSLQMTYDALVEADAAVKHAIIISDGDPSYSNRILAQFQKAQITISTVGVFPHSPGDFNSLRNIAQQTGGRFYPVTQQAQLATLPQIFIREAQTVKRPLIWEGTPFVPTITPGLTEAMRGIRGVPPIMGYVVAGEREGLAIVSMRGKENDPIMAQWQHGLGRVLAYTSDALPRWNTMWLGWGEYQSFWEQHVRWTMRATGDANVRVTTETDGDRTRVIVEATDPGGRRLNFAQFAGRIATPDGSGAEISLQQTGPGRYEGSFDSEDAGSYVLSLGYDAPGQDGARLEGTVQAAVDRPFADEFRATQANEALLRRVAELTGGRVLPDDPAAEDANVWRRDGVEMPVALSSVWLPTAILAIGLFLVDVGVRRVRIDVMGFLRVLRRGARSGEKTAAQQIDALREARAKAQQRLARPDAGPSEKVRAAMREEDRRATAKARFEVDEADLKGAGPSVVESADGAARPARPAAEADATTNQDDEGMSRLLKAKRRTREEMDDQQ, encoded by the coding sequence GTGACGCCGGGCGGGCCGGTGCTGGCCGTGCTCACCGTCGGGCCGATCGAGTTCGCGCAGCCCGCGTGGCTCTGGCTGCTCGTGGTGCTGGTGCCGCTGACGCTGCTCATCGGCCGCAAGAGCCTCTCGGGCATGGCGACGGCGAGCCGCCGCGTGGCGCTCGGCGTGAGGATCGTCGTGCTGGCGATGGTGGTCGCGGCGCTCGCCGAGCCCCACTTGCGGGACGAGGCCGAGGACGTCGCGGTCACCGTGATCACCGATCGCAGCCGATCGGTGCCGCCGCCCGCGCAGCAGCGGGCCCGCACCTACGCCCGCGGCCTGCTGGACGCGCACAAGGCCCAGACCGATCGCTTCGGCAGCATCGCAACGGCGCGGGAGGCGTTCATCGGTTCGCTGCCCAAGACGCTGACCGACGACGTCGAGCAGACCTACAGCGGCCGCACCGACCAGACCGACCTGGCCGAGGCGCTCCGGCTCGGTCTGGCCATCCGCCCGCCCGATGCGGCCTACCGCCTCGTGCTGATGACCGACGGCAACGAGACCGCGGGCGACCTGCTGGCCGAAGCCCGCGCCGCCCGCGCCCAGGGCGTGCCCATCGACGTGCTGCCGCTGCGGTACAGCTACCGCAACGAGGTCATCGTCGAGCGGCTGCTCGCGCCGGCGACCGCGCGGCGAGATGAGAACGCCAACCTCCGCGTCACGCTCAACTCCGAGGGGCCCGCGGAGGGCACGCTGTCCATCCTCGCCAACGGGCGGCCCATCGACCTCGACCCCACCAGCGAGGGGCTGGGCGAAATGGTCTCGCTGCGGCCCGGTCCCAACACCTTCGTGGTGCCCATCCGCGTGCCCGCGGCCGAGGCGCTGCAGTTCGAGGCCGTCTTCGAGCCCGCGGGCGGTGCGGGCGAGCAGGACACCATCCTGGAGAACAACCGGGCGCTCGCCACGACGTTCGTCGCCAGCGAGGGCCGGGTGCTGGTGCTCACGCAGGAGGGCGGCGACGCGGGCGCGTTCGTGCGGGCGCTGCGGGATTCGGGCATCGCCGCCGATGTGCGTGAGGCGGCGCAGATCCCCGATACGCTCGCGGCGCTGAGCGCCTTCGACGCGATCGTGCTGATGAACCAGGCCGCCGCCGACTTCAGCTTCCAGGCCCAGGACCAGATCCGCCAGTACGTGCACGATCTGGGCGGCGGGCTCGTGATGATCGGCGGGCCCAACAGCTTCGGCGCGGGCGGCTGGCAGAACACGCCGCTCGAGGACGTGCTGCCCGTCCGCCTCGACCCGCCGCAGAAGCGGCAGCTGCCCCGCGGCGCGCTCGCCCTCATCATGCACTCCATCGAGATGCCCCAGGGCGTCTTCTACGGCCAGCAGACCGCCAAGGCCGCCGTCGACGCGCTGACCCGCAAGGACTTGGTGGGCATCAACGAGTTCACGGGCTTCGGCGGCAGCACGCGGTGGGTGCTGCCCATGAGCGAGGTCGGCGATCGCTCGCCGGCGTATCGGGCCATCGACGACCTGCGATTCGGCGACATGCCGACGTTCAATCCGTCGCTGCAGATGACCTACGACGCGCTCGTCGAGGCCGACGCGGCCGTCAAGCACGCCATCATCATCAGCGACGGCGACCCCAGCTACAGCAACCGCATCCTCGCGCAATTCCAGAAGGCGCAGATCACCATCAGCACCGTGGGCGTGTTCCCCCACTCGCCGGGCGACTTCAATTCGCTCAGGAACATCGCCCAGCAGACCGGCGGCAGGTTCTACCCGGTCACGCAGCAGGCCCAACTGGCGACGCTGCCGCAGATCTTCATCCGCGAGGCGCAGACCGTCAAGCGGCCGCTGATCTGGGAGGGCACGCCCTTCGTGCCCACCATCACGCCCGGGCTGACCGAGGCGATGCGGGGCATCCGCGGCGTGCCGCCCATCATGGGCTACGTCGTCGCCGGCGAGCGCGAGGGGCTCGCCATCGTCTCGATGCGGGGCAAGGAGAACGACCCCATCATGGCCCAGTGGCAGCACGGCCTGGGCCGCGTGCTGGCCTACACCTCCGACGCGCTGCCCCGCTGGAACACCATGTGGCTGGGCTGGGGCGAGTACCAGAGCTTCTGGGAGCAGCACGTCCGCTGGACCATGCGCGCCACCGGCGACGCCAACGTCCGCGTCACGACCGAGACCGACGGCGACCGCACCCGCGTCATCGTCGAGGCGACCGATCCGGGTGGCCGGCGGCTGAACTTCGCGCAGTTCGCCGGCCGCATCGCGACGCCCGACGGCTCGGGCGCCGAGATCAGCCTGCAGCAGACCGGCCCGGGCCGCTACGAGGGCAGCTTCGACAGCGAGGACGCCGGCTCCTACGTGCTCAGCCTGGGCTACGACGCGCCGGGCCAGGACGGCGCCCGCCTGGAGGGCACGGTGCAGGCGGCGGTCGATCGGCCGTTCGCCGACGAGTTCCGGGCGACCCAGGCCAACGAGGCCCTGCTCCGCCGCGTTGCGGAGCTTACCGGCGGGCGGGTGCTGCCCGACGATCCCGCCGCCGAGGACGCCAACGTCTGGCGGCGCGACGGCGTCGAGATGCCCGTGGCGCTCAGCAGCGTGTGGCTGCCCACCGCCATCCTCGCCATCGGCCTCTTCCTCGTCGACGTCGGCGTCCGCCGCGTGCGGATCGACGTCATGGGCTTCCTTCGCGTGCTGCGGCGCGGCGCGCGGTCGGGCGAGAAGACGGCCGCCCAGCAGATCGATGCGCTCCGCGAGGCCCGGGCCAAGGCCCAGCAACGCCTGGCTCGGCCCGACGCCGGCCCGAGCGAGAAGGTCCGCGCGGCGATGCGCGAGGAGGACCGCCGCGCCACCGCCAAGGCCCGCTTCGAGGTCGACGAGGCCGACCTCAAGGGTGCGGGGCCGAGCGTCGTCGAGTCGGCAGACGGCGCGGCCAGGCCGGCCCGGCCCGCGGCCGAAGCGGACGCGACAACCAACCAGGACGACGAGGGCATGTCGCGGCTGCTCAAGGCCAAGCGGCGCACCCGCGAGGAAATGGACGACCAGCAGTAG
- a CDS encoding MoxR family ATPase, protein MHTPEEVKAACKQFGESFVRLREEVGKVVVGHTDVVDAVLISLFAGGNVLLEGVPGLGKTLLVRTLSEALHLDFSRIQFTPDLMPADVAGTTLVSEDPETGRRTFAFQKGPIFAQIVLADEINRATPKTQSALLEAMQERSVTVGGQTHALEQPFIVLATQNPIEQEGTYPLPEAQLDRFLFKINVGYSQLDDLMTILDRTTGEDTPSVEPVMDGPAIIEAQRLVRGAIVAPHVKEYAARLVLGTHPGGQYAAGGGGGPVEKYIRCGASPRGAQALLLGGKVRALIDGRYHVSYADIRETALLALRHRVLLNFEAEADRIDPDDVVRKILELTPTEPLTTRVA, encoded by the coding sequence ATGCACACGCCCGAGGAGGTCAAGGCCGCCTGCAAGCAGTTCGGCGAGAGCTTCGTCCGCCTCCGCGAGGAAGTCGGCAAGGTGGTCGTAGGCCACACCGACGTGGTCGACGCGGTGCTCATCTCGCTCTTCGCTGGCGGCAATGTGCTGCTCGAGGGCGTGCCCGGGCTCGGCAAGACGCTGCTGGTCCGCACGCTGAGCGAGGCGCTGCACCTGGACTTCAGCCGCATCCAGTTCACGCCCGACCTCATGCCCGCCGACGTCGCGGGCACGACGCTGGTCAGCGAGGATCCCGAGACCGGCCGGCGGACCTTCGCGTTCCAGAAGGGCCCGATCTTCGCCCAGATCGTGCTGGCCGACGAGATCAACCGCGCCACGCCCAAGACGCAGTCCGCCCTGCTCGAGGCGATGCAGGAGCGGAGCGTGACCGTCGGCGGACAGACGCACGCGCTCGAGCAGCCCTTCATCGTGCTCGCGACGCAGAACCCCATCGAGCAGGAGGGCACCTACCCGCTGCCCGAGGCGCAGCTCGACCGGTTCCTCTTCAAGATCAACGTGGGCTACAGCCAGCTCGACGACCTCATGACGATCCTGGACCGGACCACCGGCGAGGACACGCCATCGGTCGAGCCGGTGATGGACGGCCCGGCCATCATCGAGGCGCAGCGGCTCGTCCGCGGCGCCATCGTCGCGCCGCACGTCAAGGAGTACGCCGCCCGGCTGGTCCTCGGCACGCACCCCGGCGGCCAGTACGCCGCGGGCGGCGGCGGCGGCCCCGTCGAGAAGTACATCCGCTGCGGCGCCAGCCCCCGCGGCGCCCAGGCACTCCTGCTGGGCGGCAAGGTTCGCGCCCTGATCGACGGCCGCTACCACGTCAGCTACGCCGACATCCGCGAGACCGCACTGCTCGCCCTCCGCCACCGCGTGCTGCTCAATTTCGAGGCCGAGGCCGACCGCATCGATCCGGACGACGTCGTCCGGAAGATCCTGGAGCTGACGCCGACCGAGCCGCTGACGACGAGGGTTGCATGA